One Leptolyngbya ohadii IS1 genomic window carries:
- a CDS encoding response regulator has product MSGDTGGRVILLVEDNPDDEALTLRALKRNRIGNEIVVAHDGVEALDYLFGEGQYAERDTSIKPIVILLDLKLPRINGLEVLRRIREAESTRLLPVVVLTTSNEERDLFESYSLGCNSYIRKPVDFLQFSEAIRQLGMYWLLMNEPPPV; this is encoded by the coding sequence ATGAGTGGGGATACCGGGGGCAGAGTGATTTTGTTGGTCGAGGATAATCCTGACGATGAAGCACTGACCCTTCGTGCGCTCAAACGCAATCGCATTGGGAATGAAATTGTGGTTGCCCATGATGGAGTAGAAGCACTCGATTATTTATTTGGCGAGGGACAGTATGCAGAGCGAGATACCAGTATTAAGCCCATTGTAATTTTGCTGGATCTGAAACTTCCCCGGATTAATGGGCTTGAAGTTCTGCGCCGAATTCGAGAAGCTGAATCAACTCGGCTATTGCCCGTGGTGGTGTTGACCACTTCAAATGAAGAACGGGACCTCTTCGAGAGCTATAGCCTGGGATGCAACAGCTATATCCGTAAACCCGTTGATTTTCTCCAGTTTTCCGAAGCCATTCGGCAACTAGGAATGTACTGGCTGCTGATGAACGAACCCCCACCCGTCTAG
- a CDS encoding hybrid sensor histidine kinase/response regulator, protein MNAHLRVLVVEDSEDDMLLVLRELRRGGCTLEHVRVETPEEMQIALDRQTWDVVIADYTLPTFSAPEALKLLQRHQQDLPFIIVSGTIEEETAVAAMKAGAHDYITKSRLARLVPAVERELREAKERQKRKQAERALRESEDQFRQLVENMPETVFWISDPDTSQLLYISPAYEQIWGRSCESLSSNPKEWLEAIHPRDQARVRGSYFEQTLVCTYDEEYRITRPDGSVRWIHDRGFPIRDDNGTPYRVIGIATDVTERKQLEAQFYRAQRLESLGTLASGIAHDLNNVFTPIIGIAQLLQLKDASLNGETRKVQELIKLIEESAKRGAKMVKQILTFSKGTGDKSTPVQIAPLLQEVIKVAQSTFPKSIKVRVDMAKHPLKLVSADATQLNQVLMNLCVNARDAMPEGGVLTLSVEQFNVDEIFAQMNPDAKVGSYLTITVADTGTGIAPEIRDRIFDPFFTTKPLNQGTGLGLSTTLGIVKSYGGFVQVFSEVGQGSQFKIYLPIMQGIIKEAEQPKTNLQGNGELILIVDDDPAVRQVNQTVIENHHYQTILAKDGIEAIALYAKHKDEISLVLIDMMLPNMDGITAIRTLRKMNSEVPVIAVSGLSSYKEAAFAAGTEVFLEKPYTIEDLLQELHGLLNSKN, encoded by the coding sequence ATGAATGCTCACCTGCGCGTTCTGGTTGTCGAGGACTCGGAAGATGATATGCTGCTGGTGCTGCGAGAACTCCGTCGCGGTGGTTGCACCCTGGAACATGTGCGGGTGGAAACCCCAGAGGAGATGCAGATTGCGCTCGATCGCCAAACCTGGGACGTTGTGATCGCAGACTATACGTTGCCGACCTTCAGTGCACCCGAAGCGTTAAAACTCTTGCAGAGGCACCAGCAAGATTTACCCTTCATTATCGTTTCCGGCACAATTGAAGAAGAAACCGCTGTCGCTGCGATGAAGGCTGGGGCACATGATTATATTACTAAATCTAGACTGGCGCGGCTTGTGCCTGCGGTCGAGCGGGAGTTACGAGAGGCGAAGGAGCGACAAAAGCGAAAGCAAGCGGAACGGGCACTGCGGGAAAGTGAGGATCAATTTCGTCAGTTAGTTGAAAATATGCCTGAAACCGTATTCTGGATTAGCGATCCAGATACGTCTCAGCTGCTCTACATCAGTCCGGCATACGAACAAATTTGGGGACGCTCCTGCGAGAGCTTATCTAGCAATCCAAAGGAATGGCTGGAGGCGATTCACCCACGAGATCAGGCTCGCGTCCGAGGGAGCTACTTCGAGCAGACGTTAGTGTGTACCTATGACGAGGAGTATCGCATTACTCGCCCCGATGGGTCAGTCAGATGGATTCACGATCGCGGTTTTCCTATTCGAGATGACAATGGAACTCCCTATCGCGTCATTGGGATTGCCACTGACGTTACTGAAAGAAAACAGCTGGAAGCACAGTTTTATCGTGCCCAACGTCTGGAGAGCCTGGGCACCCTTGCCAGCGGAATTGCTCACGATCTAAACAACGTTTTCACCCCCATTATTGGTATTGCACAGCTCCTGCAATTAAAGGACGCTAGCCTGAATGGAGAGACCCGGAAAGTACAGGAATTAATCAAGCTAATCGAGGAAAGCGCGAAACGAGGTGCAAAGATGGTCAAGCAAATCCTCACTTTCTCCAAGGGAACGGGTGACAAGTCAACCCCTGTGCAGATTGCCCCGCTATTGCAGGAAGTGATCAAAGTTGCACAATCAACCTTTCCAAAGTCGATTAAAGTTCGAGTAGATATGGCAAAGCATCCCCTGAAACTGGTTTCTGCCGATGCCACTCAGTTGAATCAAGTATTAATGAATCTTTGTGTTAATGCGCGTGATGCCATGCCTGAAGGAGGGGTACTCACCCTCTCTGTTGAACAGTTTAATGTGGATGAGATATTTGCCCAGATGAACCCAGACGCTAAGGTAGGCAGCTATCTCACCATTACTGTCGCTGACACAGGTACAGGTATTGCGCCCGAAATTCGCGATCGCATCTTTGACCCTTTCTTCACGACGAAGCCTCTGAATCAGGGCACGGGTTTAGGACTCTCGACCACGCTGGGAATTGTCAAAAGCTATGGGGGGTTTGTGCAGGTCTTTAGCGAAGTTGGGCAAGGCAGCCAATTCAAAATTTATCTTCCGATCATGCAGGGAATAATCAAGGAGGCTGAGCAACCGAAGACGAATTTACAGGGGAACGGCGAGCTAATTTTAATTGTGGATGATGATCCGGCGGTACGGCAGGTCAATCAAACCGTCATCGAAAACCATCACTATCAAACAATTTTGGCGAAGGATGGAATTGAGGCGATCGCTCTCTATGCAAAACACAAAGATGAAATCAGTCTGGTTTTAATTGATATGATGTTACCTAATATGGATGGAATAACAGCGATTCGGACGCTGCGAAAGATGAATTCTGAAGTTCCAGTGATTGCTGTGAGTGGGTTGTCTTCCTACAAGGAAGCCGCTTTTGCTGCCGGAACCGAAGTTTTCCTGGAGAAGCCCTACACCATAGAAGATCTGTTGCAGGAACTTCATGGACTGTTAAACAGTAAAAACTGA
- a CDS encoding helix-turn-helix domain-containing protein: MILKQKIALNYDRDIAPDCDRWVLSVISLAIDGRVQFITPQAEHLLNQYFGCQAAYTLPDLLEQWFHDQTLQLTQSNYVLPTCFLVEGEQSEQRLFIRLIPNPIEDQYLLLLEEQAPRCFSIAALESLGLTRREAEVLFWVAKDKSNIGIARVLDCCEGTVRKHLERLYKKLNVQTRIGAVMTALEKLGLLQA, encoded by the coding sequence ATGATATTAAAACAAAAGATTGCTTTGAACTACGATCGCGATATTGCTCCAGACTGCGATCGGTGGGTTTTGAGCGTAATCAGTTTAGCGATCGATGGACGGGTGCAGTTCATTACTCCACAAGCAGAGCATCTGTTGAACCAGTATTTTGGCTGTCAAGCCGCATACACATTACCAGACCTCCTGGAGCAGTGGTTTCACGATCAGACCTTGCAGCTGACACAGAGCAATTATGTTTTGCCTACCTGTTTTCTTGTTGAAGGGGAGCAATCAGAACAGCGATTGTTTATTCGCCTCATTCCCAATCCCATTGAGGATCAATATCTTTTGCTATTAGAGGAACAGGCACCAAGATGTTTCTCGATCGCGGCTTTAGAATCTCTGGGATTGACCAGACGAGAGGCTGAAGTGCTGTTTTGGGTCGCTAAGGATAAAAGCAATATCGGAATTGCCAGGGTACTGGATTGCTGTGAAGGAACAGTCCGAAAACACCTGGAGCGCCTTTACAAAAAGCTAAATGTGCAAACCCGCATTGGAGCTGTAATGACTGCTCTGGAGAAATTGGGGTTACTCCAGGCATAA
- a CDS encoding DUF6345 domain-containing protein, with translation MKTLPVYRLATPPHPGLGRVHDLATRLFSVENYSLHETNGRQSLRSTTQTIEVDRESGAIWAADQAELWNPEAKPQLPNDEEARRIADEFIRQNHLVSAAERSDQFVVEPLGVAGSYVATFDKHKKQRQDRQIDSRVSYGVRMLVKDPETGTSLRVPVISGVGKQAVTLGHAGRVIAYSNTFRPIDAIETQAAYVPREVADKQFKQLTSHLNIEGFDATLAYACAKSPNQNQFLYPVWAYRARASVKGREFPLRIITLPATEFAPPSPPSERRPKRTKRDIPRSLEVAGRRRGLLDVDPPYEAGASWIGKIGGLGGSEKNAQGFVDGLRNAGWKINFNWGDCNAWETDWHENDDDYVDAADFVFYTGHAGGDGWMLVNPGNCATDYLISPEVGASPENPGDIWGQQDLEWIIVAACGPLEDDILSKPGGGNVLQRWDGAFDGLHLLMGYGSVTFDNVEEGGRVVKYAREGQRLVDAWFRAAQEIQPSENGEQAPYGPKVYVGAMWANKSGQPSPVNDHLWGCGSVAPDPTPADGFTCMWVPC, from the coding sequence ATGAAAACGTTACCCGTTTATCGGCTTGCTACTCCGCCCCACCCTGGTCTTGGTCGGGTACATGACCTGGCAACGAGATTGTTTAGTGTTGAGAACTATTCGCTGCACGAAACGAATGGTCGTCAATCATTGCGATCAACAACGCAAACCATTGAAGTCGATCGGGAGAGCGGCGCGATTTGGGCTGCGGATCAAGCAGAGCTGTGGAACCCTGAAGCAAAACCGCAGCTTCCGAACGATGAGGAAGCACGTAGAATCGCAGATGAATTTATCAGGCAAAACCATCTGGTTTCAGCCGCAGAACGTAGCGACCAGTTCGTAGTAGAACCGCTTGGTGTTGCTGGAAGCTATGTGGCTACGTTTGATAAACATAAAAAACAGCGGCAGGATCGTCAGATCGATTCTCGCGTGAGCTACGGGGTACGAATGCTGGTGAAAGATCCAGAGACAGGGACATCGCTTCGAGTTCCTGTTATCAGTGGAGTGGGTAAGCAGGCAGTTACTCTGGGTCATGCAGGCAGAGTCATTGCGTACAGTAACACTTTCAGACCTATTGATGCCATTGAAACTCAAGCAGCCTACGTACCGCGTGAAGTGGCTGACAAACAGTTCAAGCAGCTCACCTCCCATCTCAATATTGAAGGGTTTGATGCAACCCTGGCATATGCCTGTGCCAAGTCCCCGAACCAGAATCAATTCCTTTACCCTGTATGGGCTTATAGAGCCAGAGCAAGTGTTAAGGGACGCGAGTTTCCGCTGAGGATTATCACCCTTCCAGCAACGGAATTTGCTCCCCCCTCTCCTCCCTCTGAGCGGCGACCCAAACGCACTAAGCGAGATATCCCCCGGAGTTTAGAAGTTGCTGGCAGGAGAAGAGGTTTACTGGACGTTGACCCTCCCTATGAAGCCGGCGCTTCCTGGATCGGAAAGATTGGTGGCTTGGGGGGCAGCGAGAAAAATGCTCAGGGTTTTGTTGATGGCTTAAGGAATGCGGGTTGGAAGATCAATTTCAACTGGGGCGATTGCAATGCCTGGGAAACGGACTGGCATGAGAATGATGACGATTATGTAGATGCAGCCGACTTCGTTTTCTACACTGGCCACGCGGGCGGCGATGGCTGGATGCTGGTCAATCCTGGGAACTGTGCTACAGATTATCTCATTTCACCAGAAGTGGGAGCGTCCCCAGAAAACCCAGGAGACATCTGGGGTCAGCAGGACTTAGAGTGGATTATTGTTGCTGCTTGCGGACCCTTAGAAGATGATATTCTGTCAAAGCCCGGTGGAGGTAACGTTCTACAGCGATGGGATGGAGCCTTCGATGGGTTACATCTCTTGATGGGATACGGTTCAGTCACCTTTGACAATGTGGAAGAGGGTGGCAGGGTCGTCAAGTATGCGCGTGAGGGACAGCGATTGGTTGATGCCTGGTTCCGCGCTGCTCAGGAAATTCAGCCTTCTGAAAACGGTGAACAAGCACCTTATGGACCTAAAGTTTATGTGGGTGCCATGTGGGCAAACAAGAGTGGACAGCCCAGCCCCGTGAACGATCATCTCTGGGGGTGTGGATCGGTGGCTCCTGATCCAACGCCAGCAGACGGATTCACCTGTATGTGGGTTCCTTGCTAG
- a CDS encoding M14 family zinc carboxypeptidase — protein sequence MARKFFVVVFASTRRALLNLSNYHLDLFQATAQTAQNQEFTIEGLLSLEEVERLVNDGYRVLIQEEASKRARATQEVTSFQEWMQAMGEPTGEDATLRTLEISAAPPNGYLRTEGIEATLQRLAIAYPSICQVIQLPEKTWEQRTSRAIRIGQNSGRERSGILLLGGVHARELVNPDLLISFALKLCQAYQAGTGLTFGNKSYDATTIQQIVNQVDLFIFPLVNPDGRAFVQSATGDPMWRKNRNPNRGQSCKGVDLNRNFDFLWSSGIGTSSSSCSEIYRGRKAFSEPETRNVRYLLDTYKNITTMLDIHSYSKLVMYPWGDDEDQTTNATMNFHNPAYNGLRGTLGDTAYKEYLTREDLNWFTTTCNRVRDGIRSVRGTVYTVQQSIGLYPTTATSDDYAYSRCFVDHSKRRVLACAIETGSEFQPPYAEALNIIAEVSAGLIEFCAASMTLTESAQEVALIST from the coding sequence ATGGCACGTAAATTTTTTGTTGTCGTATTTGCTTCTACCCGGCGTGCTCTGCTTAATCTGAGTAATTATCACCTGGATTTATTTCAGGCAACGGCGCAAACTGCACAAAACCAGGAATTTACGATTGAAGGACTTCTCTCCCTCGAAGAAGTTGAGCGGCTAGTTAACGATGGTTATCGAGTGTTAATTCAGGAAGAAGCTTCTAAGCGAGCACGCGCTACTCAGGAAGTTACGAGTTTCCAGGAGTGGATGCAGGCAATGGGAGAGCCAACTGGGGAGGATGCTACCCTCAGAACTCTTGAAATCAGCGCTGCTCCCCCCAATGGTTATTTAAGGACAGAAGGAATCGAGGCAACCCTGCAAAGGCTAGCGATCGCTTATCCCTCAATTTGTCAGGTGATCCAGCTGCCAGAAAAGACATGGGAACAACGGACGAGCCGTGCAATTAGGATTGGTCAAAATTCTGGACGTGAACGCTCTGGTATTCTGTTATTGGGCGGTGTTCATGCTAGGGAATTAGTCAATCCCGATTTGCTAATCTCCTTTGCCTTGAAACTGTGCCAGGCTTATCAAGCAGGAACAGGGCTAACATTTGGCAATAAGTCCTATGATGCCACTACGATTCAGCAGATTGTTAACCAGGTGGATCTGTTTATCTTCCCATTAGTTAATCCCGACGGGCGTGCCTTTGTTCAGTCTGCTACAGGCGATCCAATGTGGCGCAAAAACCGCAATCCTAATCGCGGTCAATCCTGTAAAGGGGTTGATCTCAATCGTAACTTTGATTTCCTCTGGTCAAGCGGAATTGGCACAAGTTCAAGTTCCTGTAGCGAAATTTACAGAGGAAGAAAAGCTTTCTCCGAACCGGAAACACGAAACGTCCGCTACTTGTTGGATACCTACAAGAACATCACCACAATGCTCGATATCCATTCCTATTCAAAGCTAGTGATGTATCCCTGGGGCGATGATGAAGATCAAACTACAAATGCAACAATGAACTTTCATAACCCAGCTTACAATGGGTTACGAGGTACTTTGGGAGATACTGCCTACAAGGAGTATTTAACCCGTGAAGACCTGAACTGGTTCACTACGACGTGTAACCGCGTCAGAGATGGAATTAGATCTGTCAGAGGAACTGTTTACACTGTTCAACAAAGTATCGGACTCTATCCCACTACAGCGACTTCGGATGATTACGCTTACAGTCGATGTTTCGTAGATCACAGTAAGCGCAGGGTGCTTGCCTGTGCAATCGAGACTGGCTCAGAATTTCAACCTCCCTATGCTGAAGCCCTGAATATTATTGCTGAAGTTTCTGCGGGGTTAATTGAGTTCTGTGCGGCATCAATGACTCTTACGGAATCTGCACAGGAGGTTGCTCTAATTTCAACGTAA
- a CDS encoding thermonuclease family protein, translated as MKGTSVKNLKLKKVIDGDTIKVLLNNEEESIRFTCLDTEESQHGGDKPVTKAGILASKWAKQYFGVNDQGFPNGDIRVDLEFDTNDPVQVCLDKHRDNYGRLLCYVYKAGESENSNVRIVQEGWSPYFVKYGRSRLYHRQFVEAEVAAQAQGIAIWNPKTNAGDNRRDYTTLIPWWHLRDSVIQDYRHLGIQAGVLSVRLDYNHLVKAAQAGNEVTVFCDLQSGINQWTGNGALIYAGSKFQKFNLWIPDKDSASAQTILRLIETRYANLGRGYVYVSGAASLYPPNAEGKPQIVLREFKQIADFPPGE; from the coding sequence ATGAAAGGCACATCCGTCAAGAATCTTAAACTCAAAAAAGTGATCGACGGTGACACGATTAAAGTTCTCCTCAATAATGAAGAGGAATCTATTCGGTTTACCTGCCTGGATACGGAAGAAAGCCAGCATGGAGGCGATAAACCTGTCACCAAGGCGGGGATATTGGCATCGAAATGGGCAAAGCAGTATTTTGGGGTAAATGATCAAGGATTTCCTAACGGTGATATACGGGTTGATCTCGAATTTGATACGAATGATCCCGTTCAGGTTTGCCTGGATAAGCATCGGGATAACTATGGGCGATTGCTCTGTTATGTTTATAAAGCTGGAGAATCGGAAAACTCCAACGTCCGTATTGTGCAGGAAGGCTGGAGTCCCTATTTTGTTAAATATGGGCGATCGCGCCTCTATCACCGCCAGTTTGTTGAAGCGGAGGTGGCAGCCCAAGCCCAAGGCATCGCCATTTGGAATCCAAAAACGAACGCAGGCGATAATCGCAGAGACTATACCACGCTAATTCCCTGGTGGCATCTGCGCGACAGCGTGATTCAAGATTATCGACATTTAGGCATTCAAGCCGGAGTACTGTCGGTACGTTTGGATTACAACCATCTTGTGAAAGCAGCTCAGGCAGGCAACGAAGTTACGGTATTCTGCGATCTGCAATCCGGGATCAATCAATGGACTGGCAACGGTGCCCTGATTTATGCGGGATCAAAATTTCAGAAGTTTAATCTGTGGATTCCCGACAAGGATTCCGCCTCCGCTCAAACGATCCTGCGACTGATTGAAACTCGCTACGCCAATTTGGGACGAGGGTATGTGTATGTCTCTGGAGCTGCCAGCCTCTATCCTCCTAATGCGGAGGGCAAGCCTCAAATTGTGCTCAGAGAATTCAAGCAAATCGCTGACTTTCCGCCAGGAGAATAG
- a CDS encoding helix-turn-helix domain-containing protein, whose protein sequence is MLRQYGEYPLCSEYSAEQSKFLTPFQRRLLLQDLQSESRPEYRRRIEIILLADVGKSQSRICAMLGCSQETARYWIAITQAGQPHLWNQAPVGRPKTVNDQYLDRLRELASHSPRDYGYPFQNWTAHWLSKHLAKELGIEISDRHVNRLLKNMGLSSQHHRTISQTADDSKNPRIVIENLQSGSSLEQHS, encoded by the coding sequence ATGTTGCGTCAATACGGAGAATATCCTCTTTGCAGCGAGTACAGTGCTGAGCAAAGCAAATTTCTCACTCCATTTCAGCGAAGGCTATTGCTGCAAGATCTCCAGTCCGAATCAAGACCAGAGTACCGTCGCCGGATTGAAATTATTTTGCTGGCAGACGTGGGTAAATCCCAGTCGCGGATTTGTGCCATGCTGGGCTGCTCTCAGGAAACAGCACGATATTGGATTGCGATTACTCAAGCAGGTCAACCGCACCTGTGGAATCAGGCTCCGGTTGGACGACCTAAAACCGTCAATGATCAGTATCTCGATCGCCTTAGGGAACTTGCAAGCCATAGTCCTCGCGATTATGGATATCCATTTCAAAATTGGACAGCCCACTGGCTAAGTAAACATCTAGCCAAAGAATTAGGCATTGAGATTAGCGATCGGCATGTTAATCGATTGCTCAAAAATATGGGATTGTCCAGCCAGCATCATCGCACCATTTCTCAAACTGCCGATGACTCAAAAAATCCCCGAATTGTAATCGAAAATTTGCAGTCAGGTTCATCGCTCGAACAGCATAGCTAG
- a CDS encoding DUF4091 domain-containing protein, with the protein MLRSSMVRKQIKPYLFGIFAIASFGLMVTLAGVNPLISDSSLPIPGIWTTSGMERMGMTDPPGSSTDISLSAAQGEYEPFQIGIRAGSSDLTNVNVAISDLTGPNNQTIPRANITLYREQYVLVDHPSPDLGGANRPLGQGWYADALIPFVDPLTGQNLVGASLDAAPFRVEAGKNQPVWVDVFVPRNTPAGQYQGTYTVTSNQGSRSGKINLNVWNFTLPLKASLNSVFLFHGDQTLQSATELLKHKLNPLFNGKTDLALERPLIDQWGMQSVGMRGFWSGAQQDNCQMSPAPTVAALQAEAAQHQPDLFKYVYSADEIGGCPTLYEPLKQWGRAIHQAGLSNLVTMAPVPELYDDGSGTGRSAVDVWVVLPKMYEQSGDRIREVQRKGDQVWSYNSLVQDNYSPKWQIDFAPINFRIQPGFISQSLGLTGLLYWRVDSWTSDPWNDIHTFFDRHDNNRPYPGDGMLVYPGQQVGVAGIVPSMRLKWIREGIEDYEYVQILKRLGRTERALEISRSVGSDWYNWTKSPAAIDTARRQLAQEIQK; encoded by the coding sequence ATGCTTCGCAGCTCTATGGTTCGCAAACAAATCAAGCCCTACTTATTTGGAATTTTTGCGATCGCTTCCTTTGGTCTTATGGTGACATTAGCTGGCGTTAATCCATTAATCAGCGATTCATCCCTGCCCATACCGGGCATCTGGACAACTTCCGGGATGGAGCGCATGGGAATGACAGACCCGCCAGGCAGTTCAACTGACATTTCACTCTCCGCTGCACAGGGCGAATATGAACCGTTTCAAATTGGGATTCGGGCAGGTTCGAGTGACTTAACCAATGTCAATGTTGCTATTTCAGATTTGACGGGTCCAAATAATCAGACTATTCCTCGTGCAAATATTACGCTGTATCGAGAACAGTATGTGCTTGTGGATCACCCCAGTCCTGACCTGGGTGGAGCTAACCGTCCTCTGGGACAAGGATGGTATGCCGATGCCCTCATTCCCTTTGTCGATCCGCTGACCGGACAGAACTTGGTCGGTGCCAGTCTGGATGCAGCCCCTTTTCGCGTGGAGGCGGGCAAGAATCAGCCTGTGTGGGTCGATGTCTTTGTCCCTCGCAATACTCCCGCAGGACAGTACCAGGGCACCTACACCGTCACCAGCAATCAGGGGAGCCGCAGCGGCAAGATTAACCTCAATGTCTGGAACTTTACCCTGCCCCTCAAAGCCTCACTCAACTCCGTGTTCCTGTTCCACGGTGACCAGACCCTCCAGTCTGCGACCGAACTGCTCAAGCACAAGCTCAATCCTCTGTTCAACGGTAAGACTGACCTCGCTCTGGAGCGACCGCTCATCGACCAGTGGGGAATGCAGTCCGTAGGAATGCGCGGCTTCTGGAGTGGGGCACAGCAAGACAACTGCCAGATGTCCCCTGCTCCTACCGTCGCTGCCCTGCAAGCGGAAGCGGCACAGCACCAGCCCGATTTGTTCAAATATGTCTACTCAGCAGATGAAATTGGGGGATGTCCCACTCTGTACGAGCCTCTGAAGCAGTGGGGGCGTGCTATTCATCAAGCCGGACTGTCCAACCTCGTCACGATGGCTCCCGTGCCGGAACTCTATGACGATGGCTCTGGCACAGGACGTTCTGCTGTCGATGTCTGGGTCGTGCTGCCCAAGATGTATGAGCAGTCAGGCGATCGAATTCGGGAAGTGCAGCGCAAGGGGGATCAGGTGTGGTCATACAATTCGCTGGTGCAGGACAACTACTCGCCCAAGTGGCAGATTGACTTTGCACCGATTAACTTTCGTATTCAGCCGGGGTTCATCAGCCAGAGTTTGGGCTTGACGGGGCTACTCTACTGGCGAGTGGATAGCTGGACAAGTGACCCGTGGAACGATATCCACACCTTCTTTGACAGGCATGATAACAATCGCCCTTATCCTGGAGACGGGATGCTGGTGTATCCAGGGCAGCAGGTGGGCGTGGCAGGCATTGTCCCTTCGATGCGGCTCAAGTGGATTCGAGAAGGCATTGAAGATTATGAGTATGTCCAGATCCTCAAACGGTTGGGGCGAACAGAGCGGGCACTGGAGATTAGCCGTTCAGTAGGAAGCGATTGGTACAACTGGACAAAAAGCCCGGCAGCGATCGACACAGCACGGCGTCAATTAGCTCAAGAAATCCAGAAATAG
- a CDS encoding glycosyltransferase, translated as MKILFLSSRFPYPPIQGDRLRAYHFLRLLAAHHQITLVSPIETAMEYAGLSLVQSFCKSVELIPASSRSRILNLIQAPFRSLPWQVTYCLDDRIQQRVDQILAEQEFDIVHVQLARMAPFLQKHRTLPKLLDFIDALSLNMARRAKQERGIAAWFFTAEAKRMQAYEQRLIHNFDQLTVCAEIDRAAIGDFPNLDVVSNGVDLDRFSFVSIPRQSNSIIFAGNMRYFPNINAVQYFIDRVLPLIRDVIPDVQLTIVGPNLPLALRQQFSQPGIILTGFVPDVHDYLKRAAVAIAPMQSGSGIQNKVLEAMATGTPVVATCYGMGSLPVQPGKHLFVADDTETFAQAVIRLLQDPVLHRQISIHARQLVEQQFSWQQSLNRLEMAYQKAIDQSKTNPNRHPDRYPIVS; from the coding sequence ATGAAAATCCTTTTTCTCAGCTCTCGGTTTCCCTATCCCCCCATTCAGGGCGATCGCCTCCGCGCCTATCATTTTCTGCGTTTGCTGGCAGCCCATCATCAGATCACGCTGGTTTCCCCGATCGAAACGGCAATGGAGTATGCGGGTTTATCGCTGGTACAGTCTTTCTGCAAGTCGGTTGAGCTAATTCCCGCCTCAAGTCGGTCCCGTATCCTGAATCTAATACAAGCACCCTTTCGTTCCCTGCCCTGGCAGGTGACTTACTGTTTAGACGATCGAATTCAGCAGCGCGTTGATCAAATTCTGGCTGAACAAGAATTTGATATTGTCCATGTGCAGCTTGCCCGCATGGCGCCTTTTCTCCAGAAACACCGGACTTTACCCAAACTGCTCGATTTTATTGACGCCCTATCCCTCAACATGGCTCGTAGGGCAAAGCAGGAACGAGGAATCGCTGCCTGGTTCTTTACAGCGGAAGCCAAGCGGATGCAAGCCTATGAGCAAAGGCTAATCCACAATTTTGACCAGTTAACTGTCTGTGCTGAAATCGATCGAGCAGCGATCGGAGACTTCCCCAATTTGGATGTTGTGTCAAACGGCGTTGATTTAGATCGCTTTTCTTTTGTCTCAATTCCCCGCCAGTCCAATAGCATCATTTTTGCGGGCAATATGCGATATTTTCCCAATATTAATGCAGTGCAATATTTTATTGATCGAGTACTGCCCCTGATCCGGGATGTAATTCCTGACGTGCAATTGACAATTGTTGGTCCCAATTTGCCGCTGGCGCTCCGGCAGCAGTTTTCCCAGCCAGGGATCATTCTGACGGGTTTTGTGCCTGATGTACATGACTATTTGAAACGGGCGGCTGTAGCGATCGCCCCAATGCAGTCTGGCTCTGGTATTCAGAATAAAGTTTTGGAAGCAATGGCAACGGGTACTCCTGTTGTAGCAACCTGCTATGGCATGGGCAGTTTACCCGTTCAGCCCGGCAAACATCTTTTTGTGGCAGATGATACCGAAACATTTGCTCAGGCAGTGATTCGATTGCTCCAAGATCCGGTTTTGCATCGGCAAATAAGTATTCATGCTCGGCAGCTAGTTGAGCAGCAGTTTTCCTGGCAGCAATCGCTTAATCGATTAGAAATGGCTTATCAGAAGGCAATTGATCAATCCAAAACAAATCCTAATCGCCACCCCGATCGCTATCCTATTGTGTCTTGA